In Vitis vinifera cultivar Pinot Noir 40024 chromosome 17, ASM3070453v1, one genomic interval encodes:
- the LOC104882326 gene encoding protein BREAKING OF ASYMMETRY IN THE STOMATAL LINEAGE: protein MDHHCHSHFSWFHFFKFKPHFPLNSPAFLSPLFPLLVYKRKRMCTPWTITSPVRWRIRDWTSMLCASRFSLEEEQGACSSLPQASTEDMFVETGSYNTNRCTRRTQVMRSPKQSLDSREDDSGRINGSRWPRFADEDYIVFCFGEDGTFDVKKDGKGGASDHINCMTRESRSSSRPVSRKLNYGEDEEGDYSYGCEDSYPSYEGDNIIYDKEGDEEESIYLDPGSPPDEIQGGDKIQEIEDCGTVSIESSSSNQSDDSAGSFAFPVLRWEGIGSPVQMPKSEDLQLRKHKARGLGFHCCRF, encoded by the exons ATGGATCATCACTGTCACTCCCATTTTTCTTGGTTTcactttttcaaattcaaacccCATTTCCCTCTCAACTCTCCAGCTTTTCTGTCTCCTCTCTTTCCCCTGTTGgtatacaaaagaaaaagaatgtgcACGCCATGGACAATCACAAGTCCAGTGAGATGGCGGATAAGGGATTGGACATCCATGCTCTGCGCTTCCCGTTTTTCTTTAG AAGAAGAACAAGGTGCCTGCTCTTCACTGCCTCAAGCGTCCACTGAAGATATGTTTGTGGAGACCGGAAGTTATAATACTAATAGATGCACCCGACGGACGCAAGTTATGCGTAGTCCCAAACAATCTCTAGACAGCAGAGAAGACGATAGCGGCCGCATCAATGGTTCGAGATGGCCAAGATTCGCAGACGAGGACTATATAGTCTTCTGCTTTGGAGAAGATGGAACCTTTGATGTGAAAAAGGATGGGAAGGGcggagcatctgatcatatcaACTGCATGACCAGAGAATCAAGAAGTTCATCAAGGCCTGTTAGTAGGAAG CTCAATTATGGCGAGGATGAAGAAGGAGATTACAGCTATGGCTGTGAGGATAGTTATCCATCATATGAGGGAGATAATATCATCTACGACAAAGAG GGGGACGAAGAAGAGAGCATATACTTGGATCCCGGTTCCCCACCAGATGAAATCCAAGGGGGAGATAAGATACAGGAGATTGAGGATTGTGGGACAGTGTCCATTGAATCAAGCAGTTCAAATCAATCCGACGACAGTGCTGGTTCTTTTGCCTTCCCAGT GCTGCGGTGGGAAGGGATTGGGAGTCCAGTGCAAATGCCAAAATCAGAGGACTTGCAATTAAGGAAACATAAGGCCAGGGGGTTGGGCTTTCATTGTTGTAGATTCTAA
- the LOC100268098 gene encoding dirigent protein 22, with protein MAMTSRLVFLIAFLVASSCTTEAMKKKKVTNIQFYMHDIVSGPNPTAVKVAGQLTNSTSSNWIASTFGSIYVIDDPLTATPQMNSTLMGRAQGIYAMASQQDEFSLLMTITYGFVSGRYNGSSFSVVGRNPVMNEVREMPIVGGTGIFRLASGYCLAHTYSMNEMDAVIGYNATLIHY; from the coding sequence ATGGCGATGACAAGCAGGCTTGTGTTTCTCATTGCATTTCTTGTGGCCTCCTCCTGCACCACAGAGgccatgaagaagaagaaggtcacCAACATCCAATTCTACATGCATGATATTGTCAGTGGCCCGAACCCGACTGCTGTCAAGGTTGCTGGCCAGTTGACCAATTCCACGAGCTCAAATTGGATTGCATCCACGTTTGGATCCATTTATGTGATAGACGACCCGCTCACAGCCACACCCCAGATGAATTCCACGCTGATGGGGCGCGCTCAAGGCATCTACGCCATGGCATCACAGCAGGATGAGTTTAGCCTCCTCATGACGATTACATATGGATTTGTCAGTGGACGCTATAATGGGAGCTCATTTAGCGTGGTGGGCCGGAATCCGGTGATGAATGAAGTGAGGGAGATGCCGATTGTTGGAGGAACCGGGATTTTCCGGCTAGCTAGCGGATACTGCTTGGCACATACCTACTCCATGAATGAAATGGATGCAGTGATAGGATACAATGCGACCTTGATTCACTATTAA